From the genome of Scytonema hofmannii PCC 7110, one region includes:
- a CDS encoding glycosyltransferase family 39 protein, with the protein MRQIKLAPYWLRFLIITVFAIGVFFRFYNLDTKVYSHDETHTSLRISGYTFTEVQRQIFNSRVIKREAFDKFQSLNSEKGLGDTLKSLAIDDPQRPPLYYLLIQVWTQFFGTSVATIRSFSAIVSLLVFPSIYWLCRELFIVPLSVPYVAIALTTVSPIHLVYAQEAQEYILWLVTILVSSASLLRALRLETTEEHKQDYIYVWGLYTVTLALSLYTSLLSGFVAVAHGIYITATVEFRWTKTLKAYTIASLAGFLSFIPWILIVLTNLLQFHQTTAWASSKLPFFDLFQAWLIQLRRIFFDLDFGLENPFSYLVTLTFFLGIGYSISILCLTTHPKVWLFIVLLIAVPAIPLMLPDLMFGGIRSTAEQYFMPSYLGIQLAAAYLLATQLYNGNILRRKIWEIIFIVIILSGVISCAVISQQETLWSKGVSYGNVQIAKIINQSYRPLLISHASSSHSGNTFSLSYLVQPKVRFLLVKGKALPKLPKGFTDVFLLNPSNSLRKAIEKKYNTKTRKLYSYKYYTFWKLAK; encoded by the coding sequence CACGATGAAACCCATACCTCATTACGTATTTCAGGATACACATTTACAGAAGTTCAACGACAAATTTTTAACAGTCGTGTCATAAAAAGGGAAGCTTTTGATAAGTTTCAAAGCCTTAATTCTGAAAAAGGTTTAGGTGATACACTCAAGTCTTTAGCTATCGATGACCCTCAACGTCCACCCTTGTATTACTTACTCATACAAGTGTGGACTCAATTTTTTGGCACTTCGGTGGCAACAATCCGAAGTTTTTCTGCAATTGTGAGTTTACTAGTCTTTCCCAGTATTTATTGGCTTTGCCGAGAATTATTTATTGTACCGCTATCTGTTCCCTACGTTGCGATCGCACTCACAACAGTCTCCCCAATTCATCTTGTCTATGCTCAAGAAGCACAAGAATATATTTTATGGCTGGTCACAATTTTAGTATCAAGTGCGTCACTGCTGCGAGCTTTGCGACTCGAAACCACAGAAGAACACAAGCAAGATTACATTTATGTATGGGGACTCTATACAGTCACCTTAGCACTAAGCCTTTACACATCTTTATTAAGTGGATTTGTCGCAGTTGCTCATGGAATTTATATCACTGCAACAGTAGAATTTCGTTGGACTAAAACACTCAAAGCTTATACGATCGCATCCCTAGCAGGATTTTTAAGCTTTATTCCTTGGATATTAATCGTACTCACAAATCTCTTGCAATTTCATCAAACAACAGCTTGGGCATCATCTAAATTACCTTTTTTTGATCTCTTTCAAGCATGGCTAATTCAATTGAGACGGATTTTTTTTGATTTAGATTTTGGACTTGAAAATCCATTTAGTTACTTGGTGACATTAACATTTTTCCTAGGAATAGGATACTCAATTTCTATTCTTTGTCTGACAACCCATCCAAAAGTTTGGTTATTTATCGTACTGTTAATTGCTGTACCAGCAATACCCCTCATGCTACCAGATTTAATGTTTGGAGGAATACGATCGACTGCCGAACAATATTTTATGCCTTCTTACTTAGGTATCCAACTCGCTGCTGCATATTTGTTGGCTACTCAACTCTATAATGGTAATATTTTACGCCGAAAAATATGGGAAATAATTTTTATTGTAATTATTTTGAGTGGCGTCATTTCCTGTGCAGTCATTTCCCAACAAGAAACTTTATGGAGTAAAGGTGTAAGTTATGGTAATGTACAAATTGCTAAAATTATTAATCAATCTTATCGTCCACTGTTAATAAGTCATGCTTCTAGTAGTCATTCTGGAAATACCTTTTCTCTTAGCTATCTTGTTCAGCCAAAAGTACGCTTTCTCTTGGTAAAGGGTAAAGCGCTTCCCAAACTTCCCAAAGGATTTACTGATGTTTTTTTACTCAATCCTTCAAACAGCCTACGTAAGGCAATAGAAAAAAAGTATAATACCAAAACTCGTAAATTATACAGTTATAAATATTACACATTTTGGAAATTAGCTAAATAA
- a CDS encoding glycosyltransferase family 39 protein codes for MTNNKTPKWLKFFAITMLVVGIFFHFFNLNNKVYWHDEVYTSMRAAGFTRDEIDKELFQDRIVPATELQKYQRPKLGSTTEDTIKSLAIEDPQHPPLYFLIARFWMQTFGSSLTASRFLPVLFSLMGLPLMYALGLEVFASPIMAILATVLLALSPFDILFAQTARQYSLLTTLVIGSSFTLLQALRLPTLRNWGLYALSSALGFYSHPFFGLTTIAHGVYVLLLKVSFQKLTMTSPQAERKFYRADYKTINQFFLAIACSLLLYSPWIVVLVTNYQRAAATTDWTKFKVEFLYLLKLWILSFSSLLLDLDFGFNNIWTYVPRLTILAVIEVGIYQVCHRTPKATWLFIVTTIFVPFLLLAVPDLLLGGKRSAVSRYLISCYPGIQLVVAYLLGIHILQGCKLWRGIMVLLSAGAIASCTVSAFSETWWNKDLSYHNAEVARYINASSSPKIISEIGDDFTNTGDLISLSYLLQDDVSLVLLSQPPQLENVKSLLSESIEPFVFRPSGKFIKKLKPEQGQLVEVFAPGRLWQLKNQ; via the coding sequence ATGACGAATAACAAAACTCCAAAATGGTTGAAGTTTTTCGCTATTACCATGTTGGTAGTAGGTATCTTTTTCCACTTCTTCAATCTTAATAACAAAGTTTACTGGCATGATGAAGTCTACACATCTATGAGGGCTGCAGGCTTCACTCGTGACGAAATTGACAAAGAACTTTTTCAAGATCGCATAGTTCCAGCCACAGAGTTGCAGAAGTATCAACGTCCTAAATTAGGAAGTACTACAGAAGACACAATTAAATCTCTAGCAATTGAAGACCCGCAGCATCCACCTTTATACTTTTTGATAGCCCGGTTTTGGATGCAAACTTTTGGAAGTTCCTTAACAGCTTCGCGTTTTCTACCAGTACTATTTAGCTTGATGGGATTACCTTTAATGTACGCTTTGGGGCTAGAAGTTTTTGCCTCACCAATCATGGCAATATTAGCAACAGTACTTTTGGCTCTATCTCCTTTTGATATACTGTTTGCTCAGACAGCAAGGCAATACAGTTTGTTAACAACTCTTGTCATTGGGAGTAGTTTTACCCTCTTACAAGCTTTACGTTTACCAACGTTAAGAAATTGGGGACTGTACGCTTTATCTAGTGCTTTAGGTTTTTATTCCCATCCCTTTTTTGGTTTAACAACTATTGCTCACGGGGTTTATGTATTGCTGTTAAAAGTATCTTTCCAGAAACTCACCATGACTTCTCCACAAGCTGAGAGGAAGTTCTACCGTGCAGACTACAAAACTATTAACCAATTTTTCCTTGCGATCGCCTGCTCTCTACTGTTATATAGTCCTTGGATAGTTGTGTTGGTCACTAATTACCAACGTGCTGCTGCAACGACAGATTGGACTAAATTCAAAGTAGAATTTCTCTACCTGCTCAAACTGTGGATTCTTAGCTTTAGTTCGCTGTTGCTAGACTTAGACTTTGGATTTAATAATATCTGGACTTATGTTCCTAGATTGACAATTCTTGCAGTCATTGAGGTGGGAATCTATCAAGTTTGCCATCGTACCCCTAAAGCAACTTGGTTATTTATCGTCACGACAATTTTTGTGCCTTTCTTGCTGTTGGCTGTGCCAGATTTATTATTAGGCGGAAAACGTTCTGCTGTTAGTCGTTATCTCATTTCTTGCTATCCTGGGATACAACTGGTAGTCGCATACCTATTAGGTATTCATATTCTACAAGGATGCAAACTGTGGCGGGGTATTATGGTACTGCTAAGCGCAGGTGCGATCGCATCTTGTACGGTTAGCGCTTTTTCTGAGACATGGTGGAACAAAGACTTGAGCTATCATAACGCTGAAGTTGCGCGATACATCAACGCTTCGTCTTCGCCAAAAATCATCAGCGAGATTGGCGATGACTTCACAAATACGGGTGACTTAATTTCCTTAAGCTACCTGTTGCAAGACGATGTCTCACTGGTGCTGCTGAGCCAACCTCCGCAATTAGAAAATGTTAAATCTCTACTATCGGAAAGCATAGAGCCTTTTGTGTTCCGACCTTCTGGTAAATTTATCAAAAAGCTCAAGCCAGAGCAAGGTCAGTTAGTAGAGGTTTTTGCACCAGGAAGACTGTGGCAACTTAAGAATCAGTGA